From the genome of Mugil cephalus isolate CIBA_MC_2020 chromosome 2, CIBA_Mcephalus_1.1, whole genome shotgun sequence, one region includes:
- the dennd1c gene encoding DENN domain-containing protein 1B isoform X1 gives MGSRLKQNPERTFYWFFEAACPVARDKDPGLLFTFPEDFSDEESCQTLPRFCFPYDIQRVRDGVAVQHFTFVLTDLEGCQRFGFCRLTNSTHTCLCILSYLPWFEVFYKLLNNLADYLSKGQTNEMKALLAALYKQPIPLTAGSVTLQMGEQLLVSTKVSHPVAHPEGQDGVPYFIAPDPRSLPSIPENRNLTELIVAVDVGNLLQLYASMLFERRILIFASKLSTLTSCVHALCAVLYPMYWQHIFIPVLPPHLLDYCCAPMPYLIGVHTSLSEKVRSRGLEEVVILNVDTNTLETPFDDLKRIPSDVMSGLKVCLKRQAVSPGCGVSRAFLKAQALLFGGYRDALQGQKEGEISFCEELFLDHKSPSMKHFLQSAIHLQFFKQFIDCRLDILNKGKEPDDLFEEEIIKCETAAGRSKSYQQLVGNLKKGGGALILNMKTKANMRAKGLTRSGLKNLLMHKVHNEENNLQRGGSMSHRRAQSDCLQSRLPITQHFGKSRPRRPVHKQKASKDMDDMKDDGDEWDGAVSGPVAEPESELQKDEEEGEDSLLCDEEMDLLGEIFDTLSSRSSHERGLLYGTRSLDLFGPDSHDYITKNHPARETESLSLSISGSGSLHSWNLETTEELSDLTEDSDWLSLDTSLPEEDGTECQLTTCEMGEQESGQMEGRAKQEQVHVALNGNQEEGDRNKFQEVKLAAERKTNDQEKRVSFGENPVNEVEKQEDERLKEKGEDQKNQSEDLSEEPETEQGTKYDEVQPSVTTEDRNETQEDKGKEAGGSLNKLIILNPPHLNSVEEQQGQEEIVTPGTTVTPGPQSFAADPKPPDSKETKSEKATGKEQQELRQTRSTPKVMSAVARFQSEGSSHSFQIKSRITSLSEPGRPGNVLRSRENAQMTSDSDLSETNCPEATKEEEDRPLIKVSELKKRFEA, from the exons ATCCTGGATTGCTGTTTACGTTTCCAGAGGACTTTAGTGATGAG GAGTCCTGTCAAACATTGCCCAGGTTCTGCTTCCCATATGACATTCAGAG AGTGAGGGATGGCGTCGCTGTGCAGCACTTTACATTTGTTCTGACTGACCTTGAGGGATGCCAGCGATTCGGCTTCTGTCGTCTCACcaacagcacacacacctgCCTTTGCATACTCAG CTATCTACCATGGTTTGAAGTGTTTTACAAACTTCTCAACAATTTGGCTGATTACCTCTCAAAAGGACAG ACCAATGAGATGAAAGCACTCCTGGCTGCGCTCTACAAACAGCCCATACCACTGACAGCGGGATCAGTCACTCTGCAGATG ggtGAGCAGCTGCTGGTCAGCACAAAGGTGTCGCATCCTGTTGCACACCCAGAGGGGCAAGATGGG GTTCCATACTTTATTGCTCCAGACCCCAGGAGCCTTCCTTCCATCCCTGAAAAT AGGAACTTGACTGAGCTGATTGTAGCAGTGGATGTGGGGAACTTGCTTCAGCTCTATGCCAGCATGCTGTTTGAGAGACGCATCCTCATCTTTGCGAGCAAACTCAGCACT ctgACATCTTGCGTGCATGCACTATGTGCTGTGTTATACCCCATGTACTGGCAACATATCTTTATTCCTGTCCTACCACCCCACCTACTGGATTACTGCTG tGCACCTATGCCTTACCTGATAGGGGTCCACACAAGTTTATCTGAG AAGGTGAGAAGTCGTGGACTAGAGGAAGTTGTCATTCTGAATGTGGATACAAACACGCTGGAAACCCCTTTCGATGACCTTAAAAGGATACCTTCAGATGTG aTGTCCGGGTTAAAGGTGTGTTTGAAGCGTCAGGCAGTGTCACCTGGATGTGGTGTCTCTCGGGCCTTCCTGAAAGCTCAAGCTCTGCTGTTTGGAGGCTACAGGGATGCATTGCAGGGGCAGAAG GAGGGTGAAATATCTTTCTGTGAGGAGCTGTTTTTAGATCACAAGTCCCCCAGCATGAAGCACTTCCTGCAGAGCGCCATTCATTTACAGTTCTTCAAACAG ttcattgACTGTCGACTGGACATTTTGAACAAAGGGAAGGAACCAGATGATCTCTTtgaagaggagataataaagtgtgaaacagcagcag GAAGAAGCAAATCTTATCAACAATTAGTTGGCAACCTAAAG AAAGGAGGCGGAGCTCTtatcctcaacatgaagaccaaAGCAAACATGAGG GCCAAAGGTCTCACCAGGTCAGGTTTGAAAAACCTACTGATGCACAAG GTGcacaatgaagaaaataatcTTCAGAGAGGTGGATCGATGTCACACCGGCGTGCGCAATCTGACTGCTTGCAGAGCCGCCTGCCAATCACTCAGCACTTTGGGAAG TCACGTCCCCGACGCCCTGTTCACAAACAGAAGGCTTCCAAAGATATGGACGACATGAAGGATGATGGAGATGAATGGGATGG GGCTGTGTCTGGCCCTGTAGCTGAGCCTGAATCTGAGCTCCagaaggatgaagaagaggggGAAGATTCACTCCTCTGTGACGAAGAGATGGATCTTCTTGGGGAGATCTTTGATACACTCAGTTCCCGGAGCTCCCATGAACGTGGGCTGCTGTATGGCACTCGCAGCCTAGATCTGTTTGGCCCAGACAGCCATGACTACATAACGAAG AATCATCCagccagagagacagagagcctGTCCCTGTCCATCAGCGGCAGTGGCAGTCTACACAGCTGGAATCTGGAAACAACAGAGGAGCTGTCAGACCTGACGGAggactctgattggctgtcctTGGACACCAGCTTACCAGAGGAGGATGGGACAGAGTGTCAGCTGACAACATGTGAAATGGGAGAGCAAGAAAGTGGCCAGATGGAAGGCAGAGCGAAACAGGAACAAGTGCATGTAGCATTAAATGGAAACCAAGAAGAAGGTGACAGAAATAAATTTCAGGAAGTGAAGttagcagcagagaggaagacaaaTGATCAAGAAAAGAGAGTGAGTTTTGGGGAGAATCCTGTGAATGAAGTTGAGAAGCAGGAGGATGaaaggttaaaagaaaaaggggaagatCAGAAAAATCAGAGTGAAGATTTATCTGAGGAACCAGAGACAGAACAAGGAACAAAGTACGATGAAGTGCAGCCAAGTGTGACAACAGAAGACAGAAACGAGACCCAAGAGGATAAAGGTAAAGAAGCAGGAGGATCTTTAAACAAACTTATAATACTGAACCCCCCTCATCTCAACTCTGTAGAGGAGCAGCAAGGACAAGAGGAAATAGTCACTCCAGGAACTACAGTTACTCCTGGACCTCAGAGTTTTGCTGCCGACCCTAAACCTCCAGATAGTAAGGAAACAAAGAGTGAAAAGGCAACAGGGAAAGAGCAGCAAGAGTTAAGACAGACCCGGTCTACTCCTAAAGTGATGTCTGCTGTAGCACGTTTCCAGTCTGAGGGATCCAGCCACAGCTTCCAGATAAAGTCCAGGATAACATCTCTGTCCGAACCTGGAAGACCTGGGAACGTGCTTCGAAGCAGAGAGAACGCACAAATGACAAGTGACTCAGATCTATCTGAAACAAACTGCCCTGAGGCAactaaggaggaggaagaccgCCCCCTGATCAAAGTGTCTGAACTGAAGAAGAGATTCGAAGCTTAA
- the dennd1c gene encoding DENN domain-containing protein 1B isoform X2, with protein MGSRLKQNPERTFYWFFEAACPVARDKDPGLLFTFPEDFSDEESCQTLPRFCFPYDIQRVRDGVAVQHFTFVLTDLEGCQRFGFCRLTNSTHTCLCILSYLPWFEVFYKLLNNLADYLSKGQTNEMKALLAALYKQPIPLTAGSVTLQMGEQLLVSTKVSHPVAHPEGQDGVPYFIAPDPRSLPSIPENRNLTELIVAVDVGNLLQLYASMLFERRILIFASKLSTLTSCVHALCAVLYPMYWQHIFIPVLPPHLLDYCCAPMPYLIGVHTSLSEVRSRGLEEVVILNVDTNTLETPFDDLKRIPSDVMSGLKVCLKRQAVSPGCGVSRAFLKAQALLFGGYRDALQGQKEGEISFCEELFLDHKSPSMKHFLQSAIHLQFFKQFIDCRLDILNKGKEPDDLFEEEIIKCETAAGRSKSYQQLVGNLKKGGGALILNMKTKANMRAKGLTRSGLKNLLMHKVHNEENNLQRGGSMSHRRAQSDCLQSRLPITQHFGKSRPRRPVHKQKASKDMDDMKDDGDEWDGAVSGPVAEPESELQKDEEEGEDSLLCDEEMDLLGEIFDTLSSRSSHERGLLYGTRSLDLFGPDSHDYITKNHPARETESLSLSISGSGSLHSWNLETTEELSDLTEDSDWLSLDTSLPEEDGTECQLTTCEMGEQESGQMEGRAKQEQVHVALNGNQEEGDRNKFQEVKLAAERKTNDQEKRVSFGENPVNEVEKQEDERLKEKGEDQKNQSEDLSEEPETEQGTKYDEVQPSVTTEDRNETQEDKGKEAGGSLNKLIILNPPHLNSVEEQQGQEEIVTPGTTVTPGPQSFAADPKPPDSKETKSEKATGKEQQELRQTRSTPKVMSAVARFQSEGSSHSFQIKSRITSLSEPGRPGNVLRSRENAQMTSDSDLSETNCPEATKEEEDRPLIKVSELKKRFEA; from the exons ATCCTGGATTGCTGTTTACGTTTCCAGAGGACTTTAGTGATGAG GAGTCCTGTCAAACATTGCCCAGGTTCTGCTTCCCATATGACATTCAGAG AGTGAGGGATGGCGTCGCTGTGCAGCACTTTACATTTGTTCTGACTGACCTTGAGGGATGCCAGCGATTCGGCTTCTGTCGTCTCACcaacagcacacacacctgCCTTTGCATACTCAG CTATCTACCATGGTTTGAAGTGTTTTACAAACTTCTCAACAATTTGGCTGATTACCTCTCAAAAGGACAG ACCAATGAGATGAAAGCACTCCTGGCTGCGCTCTACAAACAGCCCATACCACTGACAGCGGGATCAGTCACTCTGCAGATG ggtGAGCAGCTGCTGGTCAGCACAAAGGTGTCGCATCCTGTTGCACACCCAGAGGGGCAAGATGGG GTTCCATACTTTATTGCTCCAGACCCCAGGAGCCTTCCTTCCATCCCTGAAAAT AGGAACTTGACTGAGCTGATTGTAGCAGTGGATGTGGGGAACTTGCTTCAGCTCTATGCCAGCATGCTGTTTGAGAGACGCATCCTCATCTTTGCGAGCAAACTCAGCACT ctgACATCTTGCGTGCATGCACTATGTGCTGTGTTATACCCCATGTACTGGCAACATATCTTTATTCCTGTCCTACCACCCCACCTACTGGATTACTGCTG tGCACCTATGCCTTACCTGATAGGGGTCCACACAAGTTTATCTGAG GTGAGAAGTCGTGGACTAGAGGAAGTTGTCATTCTGAATGTGGATACAAACACGCTGGAAACCCCTTTCGATGACCTTAAAAGGATACCTTCAGATGTG aTGTCCGGGTTAAAGGTGTGTTTGAAGCGTCAGGCAGTGTCACCTGGATGTGGTGTCTCTCGGGCCTTCCTGAAAGCTCAAGCTCTGCTGTTTGGAGGCTACAGGGATGCATTGCAGGGGCAGAAG GAGGGTGAAATATCTTTCTGTGAGGAGCTGTTTTTAGATCACAAGTCCCCCAGCATGAAGCACTTCCTGCAGAGCGCCATTCATTTACAGTTCTTCAAACAG ttcattgACTGTCGACTGGACATTTTGAACAAAGGGAAGGAACCAGATGATCTCTTtgaagaggagataataaagtgtgaaacagcagcag GAAGAAGCAAATCTTATCAACAATTAGTTGGCAACCTAAAG AAAGGAGGCGGAGCTCTtatcctcaacatgaagaccaaAGCAAACATGAGG GCCAAAGGTCTCACCAGGTCAGGTTTGAAAAACCTACTGATGCACAAG GTGcacaatgaagaaaataatcTTCAGAGAGGTGGATCGATGTCACACCGGCGTGCGCAATCTGACTGCTTGCAGAGCCGCCTGCCAATCACTCAGCACTTTGGGAAG TCACGTCCCCGACGCCCTGTTCACAAACAGAAGGCTTCCAAAGATATGGACGACATGAAGGATGATGGAGATGAATGGGATGG GGCTGTGTCTGGCCCTGTAGCTGAGCCTGAATCTGAGCTCCagaaggatgaagaagaggggGAAGATTCACTCCTCTGTGACGAAGAGATGGATCTTCTTGGGGAGATCTTTGATACACTCAGTTCCCGGAGCTCCCATGAACGTGGGCTGCTGTATGGCACTCGCAGCCTAGATCTGTTTGGCCCAGACAGCCATGACTACATAACGAAG AATCATCCagccagagagacagagagcctGTCCCTGTCCATCAGCGGCAGTGGCAGTCTACACAGCTGGAATCTGGAAACAACAGAGGAGCTGTCAGACCTGACGGAggactctgattggctgtcctTGGACACCAGCTTACCAGAGGAGGATGGGACAGAGTGTCAGCTGACAACATGTGAAATGGGAGAGCAAGAAAGTGGCCAGATGGAAGGCAGAGCGAAACAGGAACAAGTGCATGTAGCATTAAATGGAAACCAAGAAGAAGGTGACAGAAATAAATTTCAGGAAGTGAAGttagcagcagagaggaagacaaaTGATCAAGAAAAGAGAGTGAGTTTTGGGGAGAATCCTGTGAATGAAGTTGAGAAGCAGGAGGATGaaaggttaaaagaaaaaggggaagatCAGAAAAATCAGAGTGAAGATTTATCTGAGGAACCAGAGACAGAACAAGGAACAAAGTACGATGAAGTGCAGCCAAGTGTGACAACAGAAGACAGAAACGAGACCCAAGAGGATAAAGGTAAAGAAGCAGGAGGATCTTTAAACAAACTTATAATACTGAACCCCCCTCATCTCAACTCTGTAGAGGAGCAGCAAGGACAAGAGGAAATAGTCACTCCAGGAACTACAGTTACTCCTGGACCTCAGAGTTTTGCTGCCGACCCTAAACCTCCAGATAGTAAGGAAACAAAGAGTGAAAAGGCAACAGGGAAAGAGCAGCAAGAGTTAAGACAGACCCGGTCTACTCCTAAAGTGATGTCTGCTGTAGCACGTTTCCAGTCTGAGGGATCCAGCCACAGCTTCCAGATAAAGTCCAGGATAACATCTCTGTCCGAACCTGGAAGACCTGGGAACGTGCTTCGAAGCAGAGAGAACGCACAAATGACAAGTGACTCAGATCTATCTGAAACAAACTGCCCTGAGGCAactaaggaggaggaagaccgCCCCCTGATCAAAGTGTCTGAACTGAAGAAGAGATTCGAAGCTTAA
- the dennd1c gene encoding DENN domain-containing protein 1B isoform X3, producing the protein MGSRLKQNPERTFYWFFEAACPVARDKDPGLLFTFPEDFSDEESCQTLPRFCFPYDIQRVRDGVAVQHFTFVLTDLEGCQRFGFCRLTNSTHTCLCILSYLPWFEVFYKLLNNLADYLSKGQTNEMKALLAALYKQPIPLTAGSVTLQMVPYFIAPDPRSLPSIPENRNLTELIVAVDVGNLLQLYASMLFERRILIFASKLSTLTSCVHALCAVLYPMYWQHIFIPVLPPHLLDYCCAPMPYLIGVHTSLSEKVRSRGLEEVVILNVDTNTLETPFDDLKRIPSDVMSGLKVCLKRQAVSPGCGVSRAFLKAQALLFGGYRDALQGQKEGEISFCEELFLDHKSPSMKHFLQSAIHLQFFKQFIDCRLDILNKGKEPDDLFEEEIIKCETAAGRSKSYQQLVGNLKKGGGALILNMKTKANMRAKGLTRSGLKNLLMHKVHNEENNLQRGGSMSHRRAQSDCLQSRLPITQHFGKSRPRRPVHKQKASKDMDDMKDDGDEWDGAVSGPVAEPESELQKDEEEGEDSLLCDEEMDLLGEIFDTLSSRSSHERGLLYGTRSLDLFGPDSHDYITKNHPARETESLSLSISGSGSLHSWNLETTEELSDLTEDSDWLSLDTSLPEEDGTECQLTTCEMGEQESGQMEGRAKQEQVHVALNGNQEEGDRNKFQEVKLAAERKTNDQEKRVSFGENPVNEVEKQEDERLKEKGEDQKNQSEDLSEEPETEQGTKYDEVQPSVTTEDRNETQEDKGKEAGGSLNKLIILNPPHLNSVEEQQGQEEIVTPGTTVTPGPQSFAADPKPPDSKETKSEKATGKEQQELRQTRSTPKVMSAVARFQSEGSSHSFQIKSRITSLSEPGRPGNVLRSRENAQMTSDSDLSETNCPEATKEEEDRPLIKVSELKKRFEA; encoded by the exons ATCCTGGATTGCTGTTTACGTTTCCAGAGGACTTTAGTGATGAG GAGTCCTGTCAAACATTGCCCAGGTTCTGCTTCCCATATGACATTCAGAG AGTGAGGGATGGCGTCGCTGTGCAGCACTTTACATTTGTTCTGACTGACCTTGAGGGATGCCAGCGATTCGGCTTCTGTCGTCTCACcaacagcacacacacctgCCTTTGCATACTCAG CTATCTACCATGGTTTGAAGTGTTTTACAAACTTCTCAACAATTTGGCTGATTACCTCTCAAAAGGACAG ACCAATGAGATGAAAGCACTCCTGGCTGCGCTCTACAAACAGCCCATACCACTGACAGCGGGATCAGTCACTCTGCAGATG GTTCCATACTTTATTGCTCCAGACCCCAGGAGCCTTCCTTCCATCCCTGAAAAT AGGAACTTGACTGAGCTGATTGTAGCAGTGGATGTGGGGAACTTGCTTCAGCTCTATGCCAGCATGCTGTTTGAGAGACGCATCCTCATCTTTGCGAGCAAACTCAGCACT ctgACATCTTGCGTGCATGCACTATGTGCTGTGTTATACCCCATGTACTGGCAACATATCTTTATTCCTGTCCTACCACCCCACCTACTGGATTACTGCTG tGCACCTATGCCTTACCTGATAGGGGTCCACACAAGTTTATCTGAG AAGGTGAGAAGTCGTGGACTAGAGGAAGTTGTCATTCTGAATGTGGATACAAACACGCTGGAAACCCCTTTCGATGACCTTAAAAGGATACCTTCAGATGTG aTGTCCGGGTTAAAGGTGTGTTTGAAGCGTCAGGCAGTGTCACCTGGATGTGGTGTCTCTCGGGCCTTCCTGAAAGCTCAAGCTCTGCTGTTTGGAGGCTACAGGGATGCATTGCAGGGGCAGAAG GAGGGTGAAATATCTTTCTGTGAGGAGCTGTTTTTAGATCACAAGTCCCCCAGCATGAAGCACTTCCTGCAGAGCGCCATTCATTTACAGTTCTTCAAACAG ttcattgACTGTCGACTGGACATTTTGAACAAAGGGAAGGAACCAGATGATCTCTTtgaagaggagataataaagtgtgaaacagcagcag GAAGAAGCAAATCTTATCAACAATTAGTTGGCAACCTAAAG AAAGGAGGCGGAGCTCTtatcctcaacatgaagaccaaAGCAAACATGAGG GCCAAAGGTCTCACCAGGTCAGGTTTGAAAAACCTACTGATGCACAAG GTGcacaatgaagaaaataatcTTCAGAGAGGTGGATCGATGTCACACCGGCGTGCGCAATCTGACTGCTTGCAGAGCCGCCTGCCAATCACTCAGCACTTTGGGAAG TCACGTCCCCGACGCCCTGTTCACAAACAGAAGGCTTCCAAAGATATGGACGACATGAAGGATGATGGAGATGAATGGGATGG GGCTGTGTCTGGCCCTGTAGCTGAGCCTGAATCTGAGCTCCagaaggatgaagaagaggggGAAGATTCACTCCTCTGTGACGAAGAGATGGATCTTCTTGGGGAGATCTTTGATACACTCAGTTCCCGGAGCTCCCATGAACGTGGGCTGCTGTATGGCACTCGCAGCCTAGATCTGTTTGGCCCAGACAGCCATGACTACATAACGAAG AATCATCCagccagagagacagagagcctGTCCCTGTCCATCAGCGGCAGTGGCAGTCTACACAGCTGGAATCTGGAAACAACAGAGGAGCTGTCAGACCTGACGGAggactctgattggctgtcctTGGACACCAGCTTACCAGAGGAGGATGGGACAGAGTGTCAGCTGACAACATGTGAAATGGGAGAGCAAGAAAGTGGCCAGATGGAAGGCAGAGCGAAACAGGAACAAGTGCATGTAGCATTAAATGGAAACCAAGAAGAAGGTGACAGAAATAAATTTCAGGAAGTGAAGttagcagcagagaggaagacaaaTGATCAAGAAAAGAGAGTGAGTTTTGGGGAGAATCCTGTGAATGAAGTTGAGAAGCAGGAGGATGaaaggttaaaagaaaaaggggaagatCAGAAAAATCAGAGTGAAGATTTATCTGAGGAACCAGAGACAGAACAAGGAACAAAGTACGATGAAGTGCAGCCAAGTGTGACAACAGAAGACAGAAACGAGACCCAAGAGGATAAAGGTAAAGAAGCAGGAGGATCTTTAAACAAACTTATAATACTGAACCCCCCTCATCTCAACTCTGTAGAGGAGCAGCAAGGACAAGAGGAAATAGTCACTCCAGGAACTACAGTTACTCCTGGACCTCAGAGTTTTGCTGCCGACCCTAAACCTCCAGATAGTAAGGAAACAAAGAGTGAAAAGGCAACAGGGAAAGAGCAGCAAGAGTTAAGACAGACCCGGTCTACTCCTAAAGTGATGTCTGCTGTAGCACGTTTCCAGTCTGAGGGATCCAGCCACAGCTTCCAGATAAAGTCCAGGATAACATCTCTGTCCGAACCTGGAAGACCTGGGAACGTGCTTCGAAGCAGAGAGAACGCACAAATGACAAGTGACTCAGATCTATCTGAAACAAACTGCCCTGAGGCAactaaggaggaggaagaccgCCCCCTGATCAAAGTGTCTGAACTGAAGAAGAGATTCGAAGCTTAA